One stretch of Callospermophilus lateralis isolate mCalLat2 chromosome 11, mCalLat2.hap1, whole genome shotgun sequence DNA includes these proteins:
- the LOC143642247 gene encoding olfactory receptor 1-like, translating to MGKNQTLISEFLLLGLPFQPEHQNLFYALFLAMYLTTVLGNLLIITLICLDSHLHTPMYLFLSNLSFSDLCFSSVTMPKLLQNMQSQVPSIPYAGCLTQIYFFLFFGDLGNFILVAMAYDRYVAICFPLHYTTIMSPKLCLSLVVLSWVLTTFHALLHTLLMAKVSFCVDNVIPHFFCDMSAMLKLACSDTHVNELVIFIVVGLFLVFPFLLILVSYAKIVSSIFKVPSARGIRKAFSTCGSHLSVVSLFYGPVIILYLCPSASNSTVKDTVMSLMYTVVTPMLNPFIYSLRNRDMKGALGRVFCQKKIPTYV from the coding sequence ATGGGAAAAAACCAAACTCTCATCTCAGAGTTCCTCCTCCTGGGCCTGCCCTTCCAGCCAGAGCACCAGAACCTCTTCTATGCCCTGTTCCTGGCCATGTATCTTACCACCGTCCTGGGGAACCTCCTCATCATCACCCTCATTTGCCTGGACTCCCATCTTCACACTCCCATGTATTTGTTTCTCAGCAACTTGTCCTTCTCTGACCTCTGCTTTTCCTCTGTCACCATGCCCAAATTGCTACAGAACATGCAAAGTCAAGTCCCATCCATCCCCTATGCAGGCTGCCTGACACAAATATACTTTTTCCTGTTTTTTGGAGACCTTGGGAACTTCATCCTTGTGgccatggcctatgaccgctatgtggccatctgctTCCCCCTGCACTACACCACCATCATGAGCCCCAAGCTCTGTCTCTCCCTGGTGGTGCTGTCCTGGGTGCTGACCACATTCCATGCCCTGTTGCACACCCTGCTCATGGCAAAAGTCTCTTTTTGTGTGGACAACGTAATCCCGCATTTTTTCTGTGACATGTCTGCTATGCTGAAGCTGGCTTGCTCTGACACTCATGTCAATGAGTTGGTGATATTTATTGTGGTAGGACTCTTTCTTGTCTTCCCATTCCTACTCATTCTTGTGTCCTATGCAAAGATAGTGTCCTCCATTTTCAAGGTCCCTTCTGCTCGAGGTATCCGTaaggccttctccacctgtggcTCCCACCTCTCTGTGGTGTCACTGTTCTATGGGCCAGTCATAATTCTATACTTATGTCCATCAGCTAGTAATTCTACTGTGAAAGATACTGTCATGTCTCTGATGTACACGGTGGTGACTcccatgctgaaccccttcatctacagcctgaggaacagaGACATGAAGGGAGCCCTAGGAAGAGTCTTTTGTCAGAAGAAAATTCCCACCTATGTATGA
- the LOC143642224 gene encoding olfactory receptor-like protein DTMT translates to MSQIQSMTGRNQTPVSEFLLLGLPIQPEHQNLFYALFLAMYLTTVLGNLLIIILIHLDSHLHTPMYLFLGNLSFSDLCFSSVTIPKLLQNMQSQVPSIPYAGCMTQMYFFLCFADLESFLLVAMAYDRYVAICFPLHYTTIMSPKLCLSLVVLSWVLTMLHALLHTLLVVRLSFCSGNVIPHFFCEISALLKLACSNTHVNELVIFIMGGLVIVTPFLLILGSYVQIFSSILKVPSARGIHKAFSTCGSHLSVVSLFYGTIIGLYLCPSANNSTVKDTVMALMYTVVTPMLNPFIYSLRNRDMKGALRRVFCKKTILFSVSW, encoded by the exons ATGAGCCAAAT ACAAAGCATGACAGGAAGGAACCAAACTCCCGTCTCAGAGTTCCTCCTCCTGGGCCTGCCCATCCAACCAGAGCACCAGAACCTGTTCTATGCCCTGTTCCTGGCCATGTATCTTACCACCGTCCTGGGGAACCTCCTCATCATCATCCTCATTCACCTGGACTCCCATCTGCACACACCCATGTATTTGTTTCTCGGCAATTTGTCCTTCTCTGACCTCTGCTTTTCCTCTGTGACCATTCCTAAACTGTTGCAGAACATGCAGAGTCAAGTTCCCTCCATCCCCTATGCAGGCTGCATGACTCAAATGTACTTCTTCCTGTGCTTTGCAGACCTAGAGAGCTTCCTCCTTGTGGCCATGGCttatgaccgctatgtggccatctgctTCCCCCTGCACTACACCACCATCATGAGCCCCAAGCTCTGTCTCTCCCTGGTGGTGCTATCCTGGGTGCTGACCATGCTCCATGCCCTATTGCACACCCTGCTTGTGGTCAGATTGTCTTTCTGTTCGGGCAATGTGATCCCCCACTTTTTCTGTGAAATATCTGCTTTACTGAAGCTGGCCTGCTCCAACACTCATGTCAATGAACTGGTGATATTTATCATGGGAGGACTTGTTATTGTCACCCCATTTCTACTCATCCTTGGGTCCTATGTACAAATTTTTTCCTCCATCCTCAAAGTCCCTTCTGCTCGTGGTATCCACAAGGCCTTCTCCACTTGTGGCTCCCATCTCTCTGTGGTGTCACTGTTCTATGGGACAATTATTGGTCTCTATTTATGTCCATCAGCTAATAATTCTACTGTGAAAGACACTGTCATGGCTCTGATGTACACAGTGGTGACTcccatgctgaaccccttcatctaTAGCCTGAGGAACAGAGACATGAAGGGAGCCCTAAGAAGAGTCTTTTGTAAGAAGACAATTCTATTCTCTGTATCATGGTAA